In Dyadobacter sp. NIV53, a single window of DNA contains:
- a CDS encoding Crp/Fnr family transcriptional regulator has product MTELTPFITYLQRIISFSEDELTDFLAAFQFKKIKKKQFIIQPDFVAKYRTFVIQGAFRSYVIDQNGVDHTIQFAIEEWWVSDYNSYIYQKPATMFVEALEDSIVLQIDYETEQRLKQTSHKFETFFRIAAERTAAYHQRRVISALTRSAEERYNDFLETYPSVANRLPQYALASYLGMTREFLSKIRNNKVKKSVK; this is encoded by the coding sequence ATGACTGAATTAACCCCTTTTATCACATACTTACAACGAATAATAAGCTTCTCAGAAGATGAACTCACCGATTTTCTCGCTGCATTTCAATTCAAAAAGATCAAAAAGAAACAATTCATTATTCAGCCCGATTTTGTTGCGAAGTACCGAACCTTCGTGATACAAGGGGCTTTTCGGTCCTACGTAATTGACCAGAACGGTGTTGATCATACGATACAATTTGCGATTGAAGAATGGTGGGTTTCAGATTATAACAGTTATATCTACCAAAAACCGGCAACAATGTTTGTGGAAGCTTTAGAAGATAGTATCGTTCTGCAGATCGATTACGAAACGGAGCAACGTTTAAAGCAAACCAGCCATAAATTCGAAACCTTTTTCAGAATTGCAGCAGAGCGTACCGCAGCCTATCATCAGCGCAGAGTGATATCGGCTTTGACAAGAAGCGCCGAGGAACGTTATAATGACTTTCTGGAAACTTATCCGTCCGTTGCGAATCGTTTGCCCCAATATGCTCTTGCTTCGTATTTGGGTATGACAAGGGAGTTTTTATCTAAAATCCGCAACAACAAAGTAAAGAAAAGTGTGAAGTAG
- a CDS encoding SDR family oxidoreductase has protein sequence MSGKLENKVVVVTGGNSGIGLATAKLFANEGAKVTITGRNAGTIETAVAEIGHNAIGIVSNVGDVKSFEPLYEKVDNAFGKIDVLVVNAGIMGMASLEDFTEDLFDQIVDVNYKGVFFTVQKALPFLNDGASIIITSSSVSEKGIPNGSVYVSSKAAERALVRAFAAELAVRKIRVNTLSPGAVNTPIFTKAGLSQDLSDGMNDFFANAVALKRLGRPEEIANGFLFLASDDSSYMTGVDLVIDGGFRDL, from the coding sequence ATGTCAGGTAAATTAGAAAACAAAGTAGTCGTAGTTACCGGAGGTAATAGCGGCATAGGATTGGCCACAGCCAAATTATTTGCAAATGAAGGTGCAAAAGTCACGATTACCGGTCGGAATGCGGGTACCATTGAAACGGCCGTCGCTGAGATTGGTCACAATGCAATAGGTATCGTAAGCAATGTTGGAGATGTCAAAAGTTTTGAACCACTCTATGAGAAAGTTGATAATGCCTTTGGTAAAATAGATGTGTTGGTGGTCAATGCGGGTATAATGGGAATGGCTTCACTTGAAGATTTCACCGAAGATTTGTTTGACCAGATCGTTGACGTCAACTACAAAGGTGTGTTCTTCACGGTTCAAAAGGCGCTTCCATTTCTTAACGATGGCGCATCCATTATTATCACTTCTTCTTCCGTTTCTGAAAAAGGAATTCCGAATGGCTCGGTTTATGTTTCTTCAAAAGCCGCGGAACGTGCATTGGTACGGGCCTTCGCTGCTGAACTGGCAGTCAGAAAAATAAGGGTAAACACACTTTCTCCCGGAGCAGTAAACACACCAATATTTACAAAAGCCGGATTGTCGCAAGATTTATCGGATGGAATGAATGATTTCTTTGCCAATGCCGTCGCCCTGAAACGGTTGGGAAGGCCGGAAGAAATAGCGAATGGATTTCTGTTCCTTGCTTCGGACGATTCGTCCTATATGACCGGAGTGGACCTGGTAATAGATGGTGGTTTCAGGGATTTGTAG
- a CDS encoding DUF6814 family protein, giving the protein MNNLKKMLGIVWIVLGPVIILFLIVQAFDKIAAASTGIARTNTTLQWSIIILIFIPICAGLMIFGYYGWKGEYEKLE; this is encoded by the coding sequence ATGAATAATTTAAAAAAGATGCTGGGAATTGTCTGGATTGTACTTGGTCCGGTTATTATTTTATTTTTAATTGTACAGGCTTTTGACAAAATAGCAGCCGCTTCAACCGGAATTGCCAGAACGAATACAACCTTACAATGGTCAATCATCATCCTCATTTTTATCCCGATCTGTGCCGGTTTAATGATTTTTGGATATTATGGGTGGAAGGGAGAATATGAAAAGCTGGAGTGA
- a CDS encoding helix-turn-helix domain-containing protein, whose translation MKNKPEIPECIQKCGVEYAFKRIGGKYKGRILWHLSLKTVQRYGELSRTLPDITTKMLTQTLRELEEDKLIIRKMYHEVPPKVEYSLSNTGWELIPFIDHLHNWGKKQLENEELISQN comes from the coding sequence ATGAAAAATAAACCAGAAATTCCTGAGTGCATTCAAAAATGCGGAGTGGAATATGCTTTCAAGCGGATAGGCGGAAAATATAAAGGCCGGATCTTATGGCATTTAAGCCTGAAAACGGTGCAGCGCTACGGCGAATTGAGCCGAACTTTGCCAGATATAACTACCAAAATGCTTACCCAAACTTTAAGGGAACTGGAAGAAGATAAATTGATAATCAGAAAAATGTATCACGAAGTGCCACCGAAAGTGGAATATTCGTTGAGTAATACTGGCTGGGAATTAATCCCTTTTATAGATCATTTGCACAACTGGGGCAAAAAACAATTGGAAAATGAAGAATTGATAAGCCAAAATTGA
- a CDS encoding antibiotic biosynthesis monooxygenase, with amino-acid sequence MNNPMNVIVRFELKEGEIEVLVPLIQEFFEKEVSAVPGFISAKIHKNEEGSVLINYATWESEEKFLKFVKEVAQVSEISKKIQAFASKTDRVFEITL; translated from the coding sequence ATGAATAATCCAATGAATGTTATCGTTCGGTTTGAATTAAAAGAAGGAGAAATTGAAGTGCTGGTTCCTTTAATCCAGGAATTTTTCGAAAAAGAAGTTAGTGCTGTTCCCGGTTTTATATCAGCCAAAATCCATAAAAACGAGGAAGGCTCGGTCTTAATTAATTATGCAACCTGGGAGTCGGAGGAGAAATTTTTAAAATTCGTAAAAGAAGTAGCCCAGGTATCGGAAATATCCAAAAAAATTCAGGCATTTGCCTCGAAAACAGATAGGGTTTTTGAAATCACTTTATAG
- a CDS encoding DUF5655 domain-containing protein produces the protein MEDTLPEKTGKTLEQWIEIVAESKIEKHKEIMAFLEAKYGLTYGFANFIALKARKSDAASHEETVLVENQYKGKEILIPIYEKLIEEISGFGDDITITPKKDSVSLIRKKQFALIKPASKTRVDLGLKFKNKPTTDRLGDSGPFGAMCTHRVQIFSVDEIDGELLRWIKEAYDGSI, from the coding sequence ATGGAAGACACATTACCAGAAAAAACCGGAAAAACGCTAGAACAATGGATCGAAATTGTAGCCGAATCCAAAATTGAAAAACACAAGGAAATAATGGCTTTTTTGGAAGCAAAATACGGTCTCACATATGGCTTTGCGAACTTCATTGCCCTGAAAGCCAGAAAATCAGATGCTGCTTCCCATGAAGAAACTGTTTTGGTGGAGAACCAATATAAGGGGAAAGAGATTTTAATTCCGATTTATGAGAAACTTATTGAAGAAATCAGTGGCTTTGGTGACGACATTACGATCACTCCAAAAAAAGATAGCGTAAGCCTGATCCGGAAAAAACAATTTGCGCTTATAAAACCTGCATCAAAAACACGTGTTGATCTGGGTTTGAAATTCAAGAACAAACCGACCACCGATAGACTTGGCGACTCCGGCCCGTTTGGGGCAATGTGTACTCATAGGGTCCAGATTTTTTCTGTTGATGAAATTGATGGCGAACTTTTGAGATGGATTAAAGAAGCTTATGATGGATCGATTTAG
- a CDS encoding MFS transporter has protein sequence MSSTKNNVTQSITQVIAASSLGTLIEWYDFYIFGSLAVIIGQQLFPSDAGASALINTLAIFAAGFIVRPFGALVFGRLGDLIGRKYTFLLTLVLMGGSTFLIGLIPSYSSIGYAAPILVLILRLVQGLALGGEYGGAATYVAEHAPVGRRGFFTSWIQTTATLGLFLSLGVIVFTKNILGAEKFADWGWRIPFLVSILLVGVSIYIRMKMHESPVFTKLKADGKVSTNPLKDSFQKKANFKMVLLALFGATMGQGVIWYTGQFYAQSFLENTCKLDFNESRYILLWAILFATPFFVVFGSWSDRVGRKWIMLSGMLLGIVFYRPIYQYFIDATNVKEFQKTELKTASTPNTTHELVKGTLDSMITTTTFKTLSNGITFKESKVEVIPDDVLAPLPEIKTIIADVTLPNQTFIIFVLLVFFQVLLVTMVYGPIAAFLVELFPTKIRYTSMSLPYHIGNGVFGGLVPFIATLVASFPGSTPLSGLWYPIGIAALSFVIGAVYIDNKGDRNVAD, from the coding sequence ATGAGTTCAACCAAAAACAATGTTACACAAAGTATAACCCAGGTTATTGCAGCATCCTCTCTGGGAACATTAATTGAATGGTACGATTTCTATATATTTGGCAGTCTGGCGGTTATCATTGGACAACAGCTTTTTCCGAGCGATGCAGGCGCTTCTGCCCTCATTAACACCCTAGCTATTTTCGCAGCTGGTTTTATTGTCCGTCCGTTTGGTGCACTGGTTTTTGGCCGTTTGGGTGATCTGATTGGCAGGAAATATACTTTTTTACTAACATTGGTATTAATGGGCGGATCAACTTTTCTGATTGGGCTTATTCCTTCTTATTCAAGTATTGGATATGCAGCGCCAATTTTAGTATTGATTTTGCGCCTGGTTCAGGGATTGGCCCTGGGTGGGGAATATGGCGGAGCAGCTACCTATGTTGCCGAACACGCGCCGGTTGGCCGCCGTGGCTTTTTTACAAGCTGGATACAAACCACCGCAACGCTCGGTTTATTTCTTTCCCTTGGTGTGATTGTCTTTACGAAAAATATCCTGGGAGCCGAAAAATTCGCGGACTGGGGATGGCGGATTCCTTTTCTGGTTTCAATTTTGCTGGTTGGGGTTTCTATTTATATCCGTATGAAAATGCACGAATCACCTGTTTTTACCAAACTGAAAGCGGATGGTAAAGTTTCTACGAATCCTTTAAAAGATAGTTTTCAAAAGAAAGCAAATTTTAAAATGGTTCTTCTGGCCTTATTTGGAGCAACGATGGGACAGGGTGTTATCTGGTATACCGGACAGTTTTATGCACAATCCTTTTTGGAAAATACCTGCAAACTTGATTTTAATGAATCACGTTACATTTTACTTTGGGCGATTCTTTTTGCTACTCCATTTTTCGTAGTCTTCGGTTCATGGAGTGACAGGGTAGGGAGGAAGTGGATTATGTTAAGTGGCATGCTGCTGGGAATTGTTTTTTATCGTCCGATTTACCAGTATTTCATTGACGCTACCAACGTTAAGGAATTTCAGAAGACGGAATTAAAAACCGCTTCAACACCAAATACTACACACGAACTAGTTAAGGGAACGCTGGATTCGATGATTACTACCACCACTTTTAAAACTTTGAGTAACGGAATTACTTTTAAAGAGTCGAAAGTGGAGGTTATTCCCGACGATGTTCTGGCACCACTTCCTGAGATCAAAACAATCATTGCTGATGTAACTTTGCCCAATCAGACATTTATCATATTCGTGCTGCTGGTATTTTTTCAGGTGTTATTGGTAACAATGGTTTATGGGCCGATCGCTGCGTTTTTAGTAGAGCTGTTTCCGACCAAGATCCGGTACACATCTATGTCTCTTCCTTATCATATCGGCAACGGAGTATTTGGCGGACTTGTGCCATTCATTGCAACACTGGTCGCTTCATTTCCAGGCTCTACACCATTATCAGGTTTGTGGTATCCAATAGGTATTGCCGCTTTATCATTCGTAATTGGTGCAGTGTATATTGATAATAAAGGAGATAGAAATGTGGCGGATTAA
- a CDS encoding helix-turn-helix transcriptional regulator — protein sequence MPKNTNSIPVNHFGDELDSGISIEKMSVGRLPGSEEAEQSHRHDRHSFFLLETGLVEIEIDFKKYTIEPSSIIYMHPDQVHRMLTFENVTVSSWGINNENLNPEYLKLLEEITPAKPLLLNKVTFSIFSEAVSLCIKFSQRKNDKLYHLLLKDSCNALVALVVSQYMEQAKSPDKFTRFEIVTKAFREALERDFITVKKPTEYAETLNISTPYLNECVKNTTGFSVSHHIQERIILEAKRLLYYSGKSVKEIATELGYDDYPYFSRLFSKVTGMTALTFRSKNHD from the coding sequence ATGCCTAAAAACACCAATTCCATTCCGGTGAATCATTTTGGTGACGAGTTGGATTCAGGAATTTCCATTGAAAAAATGTCTGTCGGGCGCTTACCAGGTTCTGAGGAAGCAGAGCAATCGCACCGGCACGACCGACATTCGTTCTTCCTGCTCGAAACCGGATTGGTTGAAATCGAAATTGATTTTAAGAAATACACAATTGAACCGTCCTCAATCATTTACATGCATCCGGATCAGGTTCACCGCATGCTCACATTTGAAAATGTAACCGTGAGCAGTTGGGGGATCAATAACGAAAACCTGAATCCGGAATATCTGAAATTACTGGAAGAAATTACACCTGCAAAACCGCTGCTACTAAATAAAGTGACGTTTTCCATTTTCTCAGAAGCCGTATCACTTTGCATTAAATTTTCCCAAAGAAAAAACGACAAACTTTACCATCTCCTGTTAAAGGACAGCTGCAACGCATTGGTCGCTTTGGTGGTCTCACAATATATGGAACAGGCTAAATCGCCTGACAAGTTTACAAGATTTGAAATTGTGACAAAAGCATTCAGAGAAGCATTGGAACGTGATTTTATCACTGTCAAAAAGCCAACAGAATATGCCGAAACCCTCAATATATCTACACCTTATCTGAACGAATGTGTCAAAAACACAACCGGATTTTCCGTTTCACATCACATTCAGGAACGTATTATTTTAGAAGCAAAACGGTTGCTTTATTATTCTGGTAAATCAGTAAAGGAAATTGCAACCGAATTAGGCTATGATGACTATCCCTATTTTTCAAGATTATTTTCCAAAGTTACAGGAATGACTGCCTTGACTTTCCGGAGCAAAAACCACGATTAG
- a CDS encoding SDR family NAD(P)-dependent oxidoreductase — MDLKLKDKVAVVTGASKGIGAGIAKAFASAGAKVVVNYASSKEGADKVVGEITKNGGTAIAVQADVTKSVDVRRLFEVTKNEFGQLDILVNNAGVFSFEPLEVVTEDSFHKQINTHVLGNLLCSQQAVEMFGDRGGSIINISSTVSTNPMAGLIVYCSAKAAVDTFTKVLAKELGGRKIRINTIAPGVTDTEGNHTAGIIGGDLEKQMVANTPLGRTGQPEDIAKVAVFLASDDAGWVTGERITVAGGLL, encoded by the coding sequence ATGGACTTAAAATTGAAAGATAAAGTAGCAGTTGTTACAGGTGCATCGAAAGGAATTGGCGCAGGAATAGCAAAAGCATTTGCAAGTGCAGGCGCAAAAGTGGTGGTCAATTATGCGTCGAGCAAAGAAGGTGCAGATAAAGTTGTCGGTGAGATTACAAAAAATGGTGGTACTGCCATTGCTGTTCAGGCAGATGTGACAAAGTCGGTAGATGTAAGAAGACTATTTGAAGTAACAAAAAACGAATTTGGACAACTGGATATTCTGGTAAATAACGCAGGTGTTTTTTCATTTGAACCCTTGGAAGTTGTTACAGAAGACAGTTTTCACAAACAAATTAACACTCACGTTCTGGGTAATTTATTGTGCTCACAACAGGCCGTTGAAATGTTTGGTGACCGGGGCGGAAGTATCATCAACATCAGTTCCACAGTAAGCACAAATCCGATGGCCGGGCTGATTGTATATTGTTCGGCAAAAGCAGCGGTTGACACTTTTACAAAAGTATTAGCAAAAGAATTGGGTGGAAGAAAAATTCGGATCAATACGATCGCACCGGGTGTTACGGACACAGAAGGTAATCATACTGCCGGAATAATTGGCGGCGATCTGGAAAAACAAATGGTAGCCAATACACCTCTAGGCCGCACAGGACAGCCGGAAGATATTGCAAAAGTGGCCGTTTTTCTTGCCTCGGATGATGCCGGTTGGGTAACAGGTGAAAGAATTACAGTCGCCGGTGGATTGCTGTAA
- a CDS encoding carbohydrate-binding family 9-like protein, producing MKTILQKFILFLIIFLVIQADFASANAVAADSVLTVKKTTDFKVNGEGSATNWATTKWFDITVQNGPKQAQPGKQFPTKVKILYSDNGVYFLFDCTDKRLTSTIMEDYGMLFKEDVVEVFLWPDTTIPIYLEYEVSPLNYELPILVPNINGRNQGWKPWIYNDSNKVQHETSVQGGQKKSMAAVEGWKAEFFIPFALMNPIVQATPKSGTKWKGNFYRIDYDSETAYYSWQKTNGSFHDFKKVWNAYFRIAGILFKLNPILNP from the coding sequence ATGAAAACAATACTTCAAAAGTTCATACTGTTCCTCATAATTTTCTTAGTTATCCAGGCTGATTTTGCATCAGCAAACGCAGTTGCAGCCGATTCTGTTTTAACTGTAAAAAAGACAACAGATTTTAAAGTAAACGGCGAAGGCTCGGCAACCAACTGGGCAACCACAAAATGGTTCGACATTACTGTTCAAAATGGCCCCAAACAGGCTCAGCCAGGCAAACAGTTTCCAACCAAAGTCAAAATCCTGTACTCCGATAATGGAGTGTATTTCCTTTTCGATTGCACAGATAAACGATTGACATCGACGATCATGGAAGATTATGGTATGTTATTTAAAGAGGATGTGGTTGAAGTTTTTTTATGGCCGGATACAACCATTCCCATTTATCTCGAATATGAAGTTTCGCCGCTCAATTATGAACTTCCCATATTGGTACCCAACATTAACGGAAGAAATCAGGGATGGAAACCGTGGATATATAACGACAGCAACAAAGTACAGCATGAAACCAGCGTACAGGGCGGACAAAAGAAAAGCATGGCAGCAGTAGAAGGCTGGAAAGCTGAATTTTTTATCCCGTTTGCCTTGATGAATCCGATTGTGCAAGCCACGCCGAAATCGGGCACAAAATGGAAAGGCAACTTTTACCGCATTGATTACGACTCAGAAACAGCCTATTATTCATGGCAAAAAACGAACGGAAGCTTTCATGATTTCAAAAAAGTTTGGAACGCTTATTTTCGAATAGCCGGCATTCTTTTTAAACTAAACCCAATATTGAATCCATGA
- a CDS encoding NAD(P)/FAD-dependent oxidoreductase — protein sequence MLLQNKKVAIIGAGPVGLTMAKLLQQKGVDVTLYERDKDALTRISGGPLDLHKGSGQLAMKKAGLLERYYELSIPMGRTVTDEQGKVLFTKKPTSEDIYDNPEINRNDLRKMLLDSLKSDTVVWNSKCIDLEEHNGKWLLHFDNDATATADIVIGANGGMSRARKYVTDAEIEYTGTLIIQGEIHQPELTCPEFFQFCDDNILMTASEGNLLVANPKNGSLLSYGVTFKKPEGWDNENRLNFQDTDSIITFLLNRFSDWDQRFKELFRATSSFILWPTRKIPVDNPWKTNRPLPVTLIGDAAHIMPPFAGQGVNIGLLDALILSDNLTDEKFDTMKAAINDYEQQMFVYAKEAQLETSKNEIEMFHSNFSFAKRFA from the coding sequence ATGTTACTACAAAATAAAAAAGTAGCCATAATAGGTGCCGGACCAGTTGGCCTGACTATGGCAAAATTGCTACAGCAAAAAGGAGTTGATGTAACCCTTTACGAAAGAGATAAAGATGCACTAACAAGAATATCGGGTGGCCCGCTCGACCTGCATAAAGGTTCAGGACAACTTGCGATGAAAAAAGCTGGTTTGCTGGAACGTTACTATGAATTATCCATACCTATGGGAAGAACCGTGACTGACGAACAGGGCAAAGTGCTGTTCACCAAAAAACCAACATCCGAAGATATATACGACAATCCTGAGATCAACAGAAACGATTTAAGAAAAATGCTGCTTGATAGTTTGAAAAGCGATACAGTTGTCTGGAACAGTAAATGTATTGACCTGGAAGAACACAACGGAAAATGGCTTTTACATTTTGATAATGATGCGACTGCCACGGCAGATATCGTTATCGGTGCTAATGGCGGAATGTCCAGGGCAAGGAAATATGTCACAGATGCAGAAATCGAATATACGGGAACGCTCATCATTCAGGGTGAAATTCATCAGCCGGAATTAACATGTCCGGAGTTTTTCCAATTTTGTGACGATAACATATTGATGACCGCAAGCGAAGGCAATTTATTGGTTGCAAACCCAAAGAATGGCAGCTTACTAAGTTATGGGGTAACGTTCAAAAAACCGGAAGGCTGGGATAACGAAAACAGATTAAACTTTCAGGACACAGATAGCATCATCACATTTCTTTTAAACAGATTCTCAGATTGGGACCAACGTTTCAAGGAATTATTCCGTGCAACTTCTTCCTTCATTCTGTGGCCTACAAGGAAAATACCTGTGGACAACCCCTGGAAAACTAATCGTCCTTTGCCTGTAACGCTTATTGGTGATGCCGCGCATATTATGCCGCCATTTGCCGGCCAGGGTGTAAACATCGGATTGCTGGATGCATTAATTTTATCTGATAACCTTACTGACGAAAAGTTTGATACCATGAAAGCTGCTATCAATGACTATGAACAGCAAATGTTTGTTTATGCAAAAGAAGCGCAACTTGAAACAAGCAAAAATGAAATCGAAATGTTTCATTCCAACTTTTCTTTCGCAAAGAGATTTGCCTGA
- a CDS encoding FAD-dependent monooxygenase, which produces MESLKDKNAGRKVLVSGSSMAGLSTAWWMNKLGYEVTVVELGNEPRTSGGAVDIKGDAVDAVKRMGIFEQLKSNRLHVEMVQFKNAEDVTEGSINLTNEGEEFAGEEIEIERDKFVQILFDGIKNDVEFIFNDSITALKETEEDIKATFKNGPERAFDLVFGCDGLHSAVRRIWFGHEAEYTHFLEAYFSITILNKLLIKQKTMQMYNVPDKAITLNAYKNKTDIIFCFYSEKEIPYDYRNEDQQRKIILEQFAGQSWRTEELLEEIKNSKDFYFDKFCQIKMPSWTKGRVALVGDAGYCASPAAGMGASLSIIGATALADALKKQNGDFTLAFEDYNNILRPFIEEVQATAESNVRENFIPRTEEAIRKRNTETVAF; this is translated from the coding sequence ATGGAATCGTTAAAAGATAAAAATGCAGGGCGAAAAGTACTTGTTTCGGGTTCTAGCATGGCCGGGCTTTCAACTGCATGGTGGATGAATAAGCTAGGCTACGAAGTAACTGTTGTTGAATTGGGAAATGAACCGAGAACTTCCGGAGGGGCTGTTGATATAAAGGGTGATGCCGTCGACGCCGTAAAGCGGATGGGGATTTTTGAGCAATTAAAATCAAACAGATTGCATGTAGAAATGGTGCAATTTAAGAATGCCGAAGATGTTACAGAGGGTTCTATCAACCTGACAAACGAGGGTGAGGAATTTGCCGGTGAGGAGATCGAAATTGAACGTGATAAGTTTGTGCAAATTCTATTTGATGGTATAAAAAACGATGTTGAATTTATTTTCAACGACAGCATTACGGCGTTAAAAGAAACGGAAGAAGATATAAAAGCCACTTTCAAAAACGGTCCGGAACGTGCATTTGACCTGGTTTTTGGCTGCGACGGTTTACATTCCGCTGTAAGAAGAATCTGGTTTGGTCACGAAGCCGAATACACACATTTTCTTGAGGCATATTTTTCTATCACAATCCTAAACAAATTGCTGATAAAACAGAAAACCATGCAAATGTATAATGTGCCCGACAAAGCAATTACGCTGAACGCTTATAAGAATAAGACCGATATTATTTTTTGCTTCTATTCCGAAAAAGAAATTCCTTACGACTATCGTAATGAAGACCAGCAAAGAAAAATTATTCTGGAACAGTTTGCCGGGCAAAGCTGGAGAACCGAAGAATTGTTGGAAGAAATAAAGAATTCGAAAGATTTTTACTTCGATAAATTCTGTCAGATTAAAATGCCTTCGTGGACAAAAGGCAGAGTGGCTTTGGTAGGCGATGCCGGTTATTGTGCTTCGCCGGCAGCAGGTATGGGTGCTTCGTTGTCAATAATTGGAGCAACAGCATTAGCCGACGCTTTGAAAAAACAAAACGGAGATTTTACCCTGGCGTTTGAGGATTACAACAATATCTTACGCCCGTTTATTGAGGAAGTGCAAGCCACAGCCGAATCGAACGTAAGAGAAAATTTCATTCCGAGAACTGAAGAAGCTATTCGCAAAAGGAATACAGAAACAGTGGCTTTTTAA
- a CDS encoding AraC family transcriptional regulator has translation MLSSDIQHQEFEPPRELRDAIKCFWYNSRDLGEDESGFEVVPDGFAEIIFHFGNGCGIASGGGLQLLSSPFMIGLLNHPVHFYSKNRLEVIGIRCYPWTVFDLLGLPTGKDGIRVFEHPIAKLQSTLEELVAANKIEQAIDQLKQYFRNARLQVTGDGMLSKAGEAMRDANGTLPVSQVAEAANATVRTLERKFRESSGYTVKDVSGLIRFEQVRNHLWLDPDVSLAGLAHEFGYTDQSHLSKEFKRYSGTTPAAFARNAKKFPVVHDFIAFKQVEK, from the coding sequence ATGCTATCTTCCGACATACAGCATCAGGAATTTGAACCGCCCAGAGAATTAAGGGATGCCATCAAATGCTTTTGGTACAACAGTAGAGACTTGGGAGAAGATGAATCTGGTTTTGAAGTAGTACCTGATGGTTTTGCTGAAATTATTTTTCACTTTGGAAATGGATGTGGTATCGCTTCCGGTGGCGGATTGCAATTATTATCATCCCCGTTTATGATCGGGCTGCTCAACCATCCTGTTCATTTTTATTCGAAAAACCGTTTAGAAGTCATTGGAATCAGGTGTTATCCCTGGACGGTATTCGATTTGCTTGGACTGCCAACCGGTAAAGACGGAATACGCGTGTTTGAGCATCCGATTGCCAAGCTTCAATCCACACTGGAGGAGTTGGTAGCTGCCAATAAAATAGAACAGGCGATTGATCAATTAAAGCAGTATTTCCGTAACGCAAGGTTGCAAGTTACCGGTGATGGCATGCTGTCTAAGGCGGGTGAGGCAATGAGGGATGCAAATGGTACGTTGCCGGTAAGCCAGGTGGCGGAGGCTGCAAATGCGACTGTTCGTACGCTGGAAAGGAAATTCAGGGAATCTTCCGGTTATACGGTTAAAGACGTGTCCGGTCTAATACGTTTTGAACAGGTTCGAAATCATTTATGGCTCGATCCGGATGTCAGCCTTGCAGGTTTAGCGCATGAGTTCGGCTATACGGATCAATCGCACCTCAGCAAGGAATTCAAACGATACAGTGGCACGACACCAGCAGCTTTTGCCCGGAATGCAAAGAAATTTCCTGTGGTACACGATTTTATTGCTTTTAAACAAGTTGAAAAATAA
- a CDS encoding DUF6934 family protein, with protein MNQPFYPFTILDEAHRFDFVSVGDKHINKTVVFQQIDKTQFYNLVLADVDSDGELDVFAVSNNGDMKKILATVLQCIEMFLTSNFKATIIFYGSTSLRTNIYQWVINRELAKASLRFFVQGFDGANFVDFNPKDKYSAFAISLKNR; from the coding sequence ATGAATCAACCCTTTTACCCATTTACTATCTTGGACGAAGCTCATCGTTTTGACTTTGTAAGCGTTGGGGACAAGCATATTAACAAAACCGTTGTTTTTCAACAAATCGATAAAACACAATTCTATAACCTTGTACTTGCTGATGTGGACTCAGATGGAGAATTAGACGTTTTCGCAGTTTCTAACAATGGTGATATGAAGAAAATTTTAGCTACGGTACTCCAGTGCATTGAGATGTTCTTAACATCGAACTTTAAAGCAACCATCATTTTTTATGGAAGTACATCTTTACGTACGAATATTTATCAATGGGTTATTAACCGCGAACTTGCCAAGGCGTCTCTACGTTTCTTTGTGCAGGGATTTGATGGAGCAAATTTTGTTGATTTTAACCCAAAAGACAAATACTCAGCTTTTGCTATTTCTTTAAAAAATCGGTAA